The proteins below come from a single Ancylothrix sp. D3o genomic window:
- a CDS encoding transposase produces MLVIEFKAKGKTTQYKSVDEAIKTAQFIRNKCVRFWMDNRGVGQKELYRLSTALRDEFSFVKALNSSACQASVERAYSGIARFYENCKKAMARKKGYPKFKKNCRSVEYKTSGWKLSETRKQITFTDKKGIGKLKLKGTWDLNFYQLEQIKRVRLIRRADGYYVQFLISVDTKVETQPTGKTIGLDVGLKEFYTDSNGHNEPSPKFYRLGEKQLKLRQRRVSRKKKGSANRRKAVNRLGRVHLNISRQREEHAKRVARCVIRSNDLVAYEDLRIKNLVKNHCLAKSINDAGWYQFRKWLEYFGRKFGKITVGVNPAYTSQECSNCGVVVKKSLSVRTHVCECGFILDRDWNAAINILKLALSTVGHTGTWVLDPNATGDLTSTLIGAVLSGQVESLNEESPLL; encoded by the coding sequence ATGCTTGTTATAGAATTCAAGGCAAAAGGGAAAACAACTCAATACAAGAGTGTAGATGAGGCGATAAAGACTGCTCAATTCATCCGCAACAAGTGTGTCCGTTTTTGGATGGACAACCGAGGTGTGGGACAAAAAGAGTTGTATCGTCTCAGTACCGCTTTGCGAGACGAGTTTTCTTTTGTTAAGGCTTTGAATTCTAGTGCTTGCCAAGCATCTGTAGAAAGGGCGTATAGTGGGATTGCACGGTTCTACGAGAACTGCAAAAAGGCTATGGCGCGGAAGAAAGGATATCCAAAATTCAAAAAGAATTGTCGTTCAGTCGAGTACAAGACTAGCGGCTGGAAACTTTCTGAGACGAGAAAACAAATAACCTTCACTGACAAGAAGGGAATTGGCAAGCTCAAGCTCAAAGGAACGTGGGATTTAAACTTCTACCAGCTAGAACAGATAAAACGGGTTAGGTTAATCCGTCGTGCTGACGGGTATTATGTCCAATTCCTGATTAGTGTGGACACTAAAGTTGAAACACAACCCACAGGCAAAACTATTGGTTTAGATGTAGGACTCAAAGAATTCTACACTGACAGTAATGGTCACAATGAACCATCACCTAAGTTTTATCGACTCGGTGAGAAACAGCTGAAGCTTCGACAACGCCGTGTTTCTCGTAAAAAGAAAGGCTCTGCTAACCGAAGAAAAGCCGTTAATCGACTTGGACGAGTCCACCTCAATATAAGTAGGCAACGTGAAGAACACGCCAAGAGAGTGGCGCGTTGCGTAATCCGATCTAACGATTTGGTCGCCTATGAAGATTTGAGGATTAAAAACTTAGTGAAAAATCACTGTCTCGCCAAGTCGATTAATGATGCGGGTTGGTATCAATTCAGAAAATGGTTGGAGTATTTCGGCAGGAAGTTTGGCAAGATAACGGTTGGTGTTAATCCTGCTTATACTTCTCAGGAATGTTCTAACTGTGGTGTAGTCGTCAAGAAATCTTTATCCGTGAGAACCCATGTCTGTGAATGTGGATTTATCTTAGATAGAGATTGGAATGCGGCTATCAATATTCTGAAATTAGCCTTGAGTACGGTAGGGCATACCGGAACTTGGGTCTTAGACCCGAACGCTACGGGAGATTTAACCTCTACTTTGATTGGAGCCGTCCTGTCAGGGCAAGTTGAGTCTTTGAACGAAGAATCACCGCTCCTTTAG
- a CDS encoding fasciclin domain-containing protein, with amino-acid sequence MANIVETAANAGSFKTLLTLVEAAGLLELLESPGPYTVFAPTDEAFEKLPANKIASWMEDLPTLKKIVSYHVLFGDVRTDNFVELNSAETVEGSVVGIDQTGDGFKVNDAKILQTDILTDNGVIHVIDAVISPALVAAK; translated from the coding sequence ATGGCAAATATTGTCGAGACTGCTGCAAATGCCGGCTCTTTTAAAACGCTTTTAACCTTAGTTGAGGCGGCTGGATTGTTAGAACTTTTAGAAAGTCCGGGCCCCTATACCGTATTTGCACCAACCGATGAGGCATTTGAAAAACTGCCGGCAAATAAGATTGCTTCTTGGATGGAAGACTTACCTACCCTCAAAAAAATTGTCAGCTACCACGTTCTTTTTGGAGATGTCAGAACAGATAACTTTGTCGAGTTAAATTCTGCCGAAACTGTCGAAGGTAGCGTGGTAGGAATAGACCAAACAGGAGACGGATTTAAAGTCAATGATGCCAAAATTCTCCAAACAGATATCCTTACCGATAACGGAGTAATTCACGTTATTGATGCTGTAATATCTCCCGCCTTAGTTGCAGCCAAATAG
- a CDS encoding ABC transporter ATP-binding protein — MESVSTPFQTEPGADLPVPVVQTYQLKKVYRTGFWLNQKIESLKSCTLTVYQGETFGLLGPNGAGKTTLLKTLLGIIRPTGGRGMLLGQPLGDRTVKQRVGYLPENIYYYDTLSGWEFLEYTAGLFGISKASAQQRIPQLLDMVGLDQKSARKKQLGQYSKGMVQRIGMAQALINDPDVVFLDEPMSGLDPMGRYLMREIILSLKRNGKTIFFNSHILSDVEQICDRIAILAEGELIVTGSLADLLGTEEKYHVKGRGGNPEVIKQRVPDLEFENGYWQGHLEGDPQDFLASLNLMGGQILGLTLAKQSLEEYFMEQLHLRGIRSSS, encoded by the coding sequence ATGGAATCTGTTAGCACACCTTTCCAAACCGAACCAGGCGCGGATCTCCCTGTGCCGGTGGTGCAAACTTACCAACTCAAAAAAGTTTACCGCACCGGCTTTTGGTTAAATCAAAAAATTGAATCCCTCAAAAGCTGTACCTTGACGGTATATCAAGGCGAAACCTTTGGTCTTTTGGGGCCCAATGGTGCCGGTAAAACCACTCTCCTGAAAACCCTCCTTGGCATTATACGGCCTACCGGCGGACGAGGGATGCTTTTAGGTCAACCGTTGGGAGATCGCACTGTTAAACAGCGAGTCGGATATTTACCCGAAAATATTTATTATTACGATACCCTGAGCGGCTGGGAATTTTTAGAATATACTGCCGGTTTATTTGGCATTTCCAAAGCAAGCGCACAGCAGCGTATTCCGCAGCTTTTGGACATGGTGGGGCTGGATCAAAAAAGCGCCCGCAAAAAACAATTGGGGCAATATTCTAAAGGCATGGTACAGCGAATTGGCATGGCGCAAGCTTTAATTAATGACCCGGATGTGGTGTTTTTAGATGAACCGATGTCAGGGCTTGATCCAATGGGCCGGTATTTAATGCGAGAGATTATTTTATCGCTGAAAAGAAACGGGAAAACCATTTTTTTTAACAGTCATATTTTATCGGATGTTGAGCAAATATGTGACCGGATTGCTATTTTGGCAGAAGGCGAGTTAATAGTCACCGGCTCGCTCGCTGATCTGTTAGGAACCGAGGAAAAATATCACGTTAAAGGCAGAGGCGGCAACCCAGAAGTGATAAAACAGCGAGTTCCTGATTTAGAATTTGAAAATGGCTATTGGCAAGGACATTTAGAAGGAGATCCGCAAGATTTTTTAGCCAGCCTCAACCTCATGGGAGGCCAAATTTTGGGCTTGACTTTAGCAAAGCAAAGTTTAGAAGAATATTTTATGGAACAGTTGCACTTGCGGGGCATTCGTTCCAGCAGTTGA